One genomic window of Manihot esculenta cultivar AM560-2 chromosome 16, M.esculenta_v8, whole genome shotgun sequence includes the following:
- the LOC110604027 gene encoding 3-ketoacyl-CoA synthase 10 translates to MASERDLLSTEIVNRGIESSGPNAGSLTFSVRVRRRLPDFLQSVNLKYVKLGYHYLINHAIYLATIPVLVLVFSAEVGSLSREELWKKLWEDARYDLVSVLSFVAVLVFTVSAYFMSRPRSIYLLDFACYCPHDDLKMSKDEFMELARKTGKYDEATLEFQKKILQSSGLGDETYIPKAVMRQENCATMKEGRLEASTVIFGALDELFEKTRVRPKDVGVLVVNCSIFNPTPSLSAMVINHYKMRGNILSYNLGGMGCSAGIIAIDLARDMLQANPNNYAVVVSTEMVGYNWYSGQERSMIIPNCFYRMGCSAVLLSNRRLDYPRAKYRLEHIVRTHKGADDRSFRSVYQEEDDQKFKGIKVSKQLMEIGGEALKTNITTLGPLVLPFSEQLLFFGTLVWRHLFPKNDGSSATQPSKPYIPDYKLAFEHFCVHAASKIVLDEIQRNLGLSDKNIEASRMALHRFGNTSSSSIWYELAYLEAKERVKRGDRVWQIAFGSGFKCNSLVWKSMKRVKKPSMNPWLDCIDRYPVTSRN, encoded by the exons ATGGCTAGTGAGAGAGATCTTTTATCCACAGAGATTGTCAACCGTGGGATAGAGTCCTCAGGCCCCAACGCCGGCTCTCTCACATTCTCCGTCAGGGTAAGGAGAAGGTTGCCGGACTTCCTCCAATCTGTGAATCTCAAGTATGTTAAGTTGGGCTACCATTACCTTATCAACCATGCCATTTACTTGGCCACCATACCCGTTTTGGTTCTGGTTTTTAGTGCTGAGGTCGGAAGTCTCAGTAGGGAAGAGCTCTGGAAGAAGCTTTGGGAAGATGCTCGCTATGATCTCGTTTCTGTGCTTTCTTTCGTCGCTGTTTTGGTCTTCACTGTTTCTGCTTACTTCATGTCTCGCCCAAGGTCCATTTATCTTCTGGATTTTGCTTGTTATTGCCCTCATGACGATCTCAAG ATGAGCAAAGATGAGTTCATGGAGCTGGCAAGAAAGACAGGGAAGTACGACGAGGCAACCTTGGAATTCCAGAAGAAAATTTTACAATCATCAGGCCTTGGAGACGAAACCTACATCCCCAAGGCAGTAATGCGACAAGAGAACTGTGCAACCATGAAGGAAGGTCGTTTGGAAGCCTCAACAGTAATCTTTGGGGCACTTGATGAGCTCTTTGAGAAGACAAGGGTCCGTCCGAAGGACGTTGGTGTCCTAGTAGTGAACTGCAGCATTTTTAACCCAACCCCATCTCTGTCAGCCATGGTAATAAATCACTACAAGATGAGAGGCAACATCCTTAGCTATAACCTTGGGGGCATGGGGTGCAGTGCTGGTATTATAGCTATAGACCTTGCTCGTGACATGTTGCAGGCTAATCCTAACAATTATGCTGTCGTGGTTAGCACTGAGATGGTGGGTTATAATTGGTACTCCGGCCAGGAACGGTCCATGATTATACCCAATTGCTTTTATAGGATGGGCTGCTCCGCTGTTCTATTGTCTAACCGGCGGCTAGACTACCCGCGTGCCAAGTACCGCCTTGAACACATTGTCCGGACTCATAAAGGAGCTGATGATCGTAGTTTCAG GAGCGTTTACCAGGAAGAAGATGACCAAAAATTCAAGGGAATAAAGGTGAGCAAACAACTGATGGAAATAGGAGGAGAAGCACTGAAAACAAACATCACCACACTAGGACCTCTGGTGCTGCCATTCTCAGAGCAGCTTCTCTTCTTTGGAACCTTAGTTTGGAGACACTTATTTCCTAAGAACGATGGATCTTCAGCAACACAGCCATCGAAGCCCTACATCCCTGACTACAAGCTAGCATTCGAGCACTTCTGTGTCCATGCAGCCAGCAAGATCGTGCTTGATGAGATACAGAGAAACCTTGGGCTGAGCGATAAGAACATAGAGGCTTCGAGGATGGCACTGCACAGATTTGGGAACACTTCGAGCAGCAGCATATGGTACGAGCTGGCTTATTTGGAAGCTAAGGAGAGGGTGAAGAGAGGAGATAGAGTTTGGCAAATTGCATTTGGTTCTGGATTCAAGTGCAACAGCCTCGTTTGGAAGTCCATGAAACGTGTGAAGAAGCCTTCCATGAATCCATGGCTTGATTGCATTGATAGGTACCCTGTTACTTCTAGGAATTAA
- the LOC110604107 gene encoding probable flavin-containing monooxygenase 1 has translation MIKTNMAREQNHLLQSYKVGIIGAGISGIAAAKQLSHYSPLVFEATGSIGGVWKHCSFTSTRLQTPRCDFEFSDFPWPERDNSTFPSYQEILEYLHNYATHFDVLKFVKFNSKVVEIRYVGDRQTTNLDVKPGEYGTLLRGYPVWEVAVETDHSTNLQWYAFELLVVCIGKYGDVARTPVFPPSKGEEVFNGKVLHTMDYAKLDKDGAGELLRGKKVAIVGYKKSAIDLAVECAEANQGAEGQPCTMVIRTLHWTVPSYWIWGFPFFLFFSTRSSQFLHERPHQSFFKSLICLLLSPLRKAISTFIESYLVWKLPLEKYGLKPNHPFVEDYASCQMAILPEDFFAEADKGNILFKRASNWWFWSGGLEFEDHTKLEADVVLLATGFDGKKKLQDLLPHPFSSLITDSSGIMPLYRGTIHPLIPNMGFVGYIESVSNLHTAELRSIWLARLADDRFKLPSIAKMIEQTNEEMQVMKRTTRFYKRHCISTYSINHSDEICEEMGWNPLRKKNWLLEAFSPYNSQDYHEKKDA, from the exons AtgatcaaaacaaatatggcTAGAGAGCAAAACCACCTTCTTCAATCCTACAAGGTTGGGATCATCGGAGCTGGTATCAGTGGCATAGCAGCTGCTAAACAGCTCTCCCATTACAGCCCATTGGTTTTTGAGGCTACTGGCTCAATTGGGGGAGTCTGGAAGCACTGTTCTTTCACTTCTACTAGGCTCCAAACCCCTCGTTGTGATTTTGAGTTCTCGGATTTTCCTTGGCCTGAAAGGGATAATTCAACTTTTCCTTCTTACCAAGAAATATTGGAATACTTGCATAACTATGCTACGCATTTTGATGTGTTGAAATTTGTCAAGTTTAACTCTAAGGTGGTGGAGATTCGGTACGTGGGTGACCGGCAAACCACCAACCTTGACGTGAAACCAGGAGAGTATGGGACTCTGTTAAGGGGATATCCCGTCTGGGAGGTTGCCGTAGAGACAGACCACTCCACAAATCTTCAG TGGTATGCTTTTGAGCTGCTGGTGGTATGCATTGGAAAGTATGGAGATGTAGCAAGAACGCCGGTGTTTCCGCCGAGCAAGGGTGAAGAAGTTTTTAATGGGAAGGTGTTGCACACTATGGATTACGCTAAACTCGATAAAGATGGTGCTGGCGAGCTACTCAGAGGAAAGAAAGTTGCCATTGTTGGCTACAAGAAATCAGCTATTGATTTAGCTGTGGAATGCGCCGAGGCAAACCAAG GAGCAGAAGGGCAACCGTGTACAATGGTGATAAGGACCTTACATTGGACTGTTCCATCATATTGGATATGGGGCTTCCcatttttcttgtttttttcaACAAGGTCTTCTCAATTTCTCCATGAAAGGCCACATCAATCCTTCTTCAAGTCCCTCATATGCCTTCTCTTATCTCCATTG CGAAAGGCGATTTCGACGTTCATAGAGTCTTATTTGGTGTGGAAACTTCCTCTAGAGAAGTATGGACTGAAACCTAACCACCCATTTGTGGAGGACTATGCATCTTGCCAAATGGCTATCTTGCCAGAGGATTTCTTTGCAGAGGCAGACAAGGGAAATATTTTGTTCAAAAGGGCTTCAAACTGGTGGTTTTGGAGTGGGGGTCTTGAATTTGAAGACCATACCAAATTGGAGGCTGATGTTGTGCTTCTTGCTACTGGCTTTGATGGCAAAAAGAAGCTCCAAGATTTGTTGCCTCACCCTTTTTCTAGTCTCATCACAGACTCCTCTGGGATCATGCCCCTCTATAg GGGCACCATTCATCCATTGATTCCCAACATGGGTTTTGTGGGGTACATAGAGAGTGTGTCCAATCTACACACAGCAGAGTTGAGAAGCATATGGCTTGCTAGATTGGCTGATGACAGATTCAAGCTTCCAAGTATTGCAAAGATGATTGAACAAACAAATGAAGAAATGCAAGTTATGAAGAGGACTACTAGATTTTACAAGAGACATTGCATTTCTACTTATAGTATAAACCACAGTGATGAGATTTGTGAGGAGATGGGATGGAATCCTTTGAGGAAGAAGAATTGGCTTTTGGAAGCTTTCAGTCCTTACAATAGCCAAGACTACCATGAAAAGAAAGATGCTTAG